A part of Gemmatimonas groenlandica genomic DNA contains:
- the secD gene encoding protein translocase subunit SecD, producing MANLKYRILLIVGLFAASAWALFPRTVVERVKRDGVFVYDTVRRVPLKRGLDLQGGMHLTLEVDESKQAVANKSEALDRALKVVRQRIDEFGVSEPVVQKAGTERIIVELPGIDDAERAQDVVQKSAFLEFQITDKTQAFEKVMPRFDEIAKNAGLSTASQAKASGDTTKKVGVTSLLTQKSDSSKDSTGKAVATTGADSAATTPAAVTGGLFSSSVQAGQIPGQYIVPEASYAAIERALALPAIQGAMPPGKVMRWGVDSLVSGTQRFFALYVLDSRPIITGEVLTDARPSTDPVEGNVVQFTLNNEGARRFKVETGKHVKDNMAIVLDQRVVTAPVLNSAIGRNGQITLGGGTLQSAQDLALVLRAGALPVPLKVAEVRSIGASLGADSINKGALSLAVAFLLIVVILVGYYRFSGMLAVAALVLYLVYTLAVLAGFNAVLTLPGLAGFVLSIGIAVDANVLIFERIREELDHGKSNRLAIDEGFRHALSAIVDTSATTILSGMVLYQYGTGPVRGFAVTLIAGLVASLFTAIFVSKTFFMIWLSRTRGNQTLSI from the coding sequence GAACGGGTCAAGCGCGATGGCGTTTTCGTTTACGACACCGTGCGTCGCGTGCCGCTCAAGCGAGGTCTCGACCTCCAGGGCGGTATGCACCTCACGCTCGAGGTCGACGAGTCCAAGCAGGCGGTCGCCAACAAGTCTGAGGCGCTCGATCGTGCACTCAAGGTCGTGCGGCAGCGTATCGACGAGTTTGGCGTGTCCGAGCCCGTGGTGCAGAAGGCCGGCACTGAGCGCATCATCGTAGAACTTCCCGGCATCGACGACGCGGAACGCGCGCAGGACGTCGTGCAGAAGTCCGCATTCCTCGAGTTCCAGATCACAGACAAGACGCAGGCGTTCGAGAAGGTCATGCCGCGCTTCGACGAGATCGCCAAGAACGCTGGTCTCTCCACTGCCTCTCAAGCCAAGGCCTCGGGAGACACGACCAAGAAGGTCGGTGTCACTTCGTTGCTCACGCAGAAGTCTGATTCCTCCAAGGACTCGACGGGCAAGGCAGTGGCGACCACGGGAGCAGATTCCGCCGCGACGACGCCGGCTGCCGTGACCGGAGGCTTGTTCAGCAGCAGCGTGCAGGCCGGACAGATCCCGGGTCAGTACATCGTGCCGGAGGCGTCGTATGCCGCCATCGAGCGTGCGTTGGCCTTGCCGGCTATTCAGGGCGCCATGCCGCCGGGCAAGGTGATGCGCTGGGGCGTGGATTCACTCGTGTCTGGTACGCAGCGCTTCTTTGCACTGTATGTGCTCGACTCGCGTCCGATCATCACGGGTGAAGTGCTGACCGACGCGCGTCCGTCCACCGATCCGGTGGAAGGCAACGTCGTTCAATTCACGCTGAACAACGAAGGCGCCCGTCGCTTCAAGGTCGAGACCGGCAAACATGTGAAGGACAACATGGCCATCGTGCTCGACCAACGCGTCGTCACCGCGCCGGTGCTCAACAGCGCCATCGGCCGGAATGGTCAGATCACGCTCGGCGGCGGTACGCTGCAGTCCGCGCAGGATCTCGCGCTCGTGCTGCGCGCTGGTGCGCTGCCAGTGCCGCTCAAGGTGGCGGAAGTGCGCAGCATCGGTGCCAGCCTTGGTGCCGACTCGATCAACAAGGGCGCACTGTCGCTGGCCGTCGCGTTCCTCCTGATCGTCGTCATTCTCGTTGGCTATTATCGCTTCTCCGGTATGCTCGCGGTCGCCGCGCTGGTGCTGTATCTCGTGTACACGCTCGCGGTGCTGGCCGGCTTCAATGCGGTGCTCACGTTGCCCGGTCTCGCCGGCTTTGTGCTCTCCATCGGTATTGCGGTCGATGCCAACGTGCTGATCTTCGAGCGCATTCGCGAAGAACTCGATCACGGCAAGTCCAACCGACTGGCCATTGACGAGGGCTTCCGCCATGCGCTCAGCGCGATCGTCGACACCTCGGCGACCACGATTCTCTCGGGTATGGTGCTGTATCAGTACGGCACCGGGCCTGTGCGCGGCTTTGCTGTCACGCTCATCGCGGGCCTCGTGGCCTCGCTGTTCACGGCGATCTTCGTGAGCAAGACCTTCTTCATGATCTGGCTCAGCCGCACGCGCGGCAACCAGACGCTGAGTATCTGA